A genomic window from Deltaproteobacteria bacterium includes:
- a CDS encoding transposase codes for MPFGCVPVIKDGTPEREKSWTTKMIEKFDSARGRYLYSRRMGTVEPVFANICHQMGLDRFTLRGKRKVDIQWKLYCMVHNMKKIYHFGMAGT; via the coding sequence GTGCCATTCGGATGTGTCCCTGTTATTAAAGACGGAACACCGGAAAGAGAAAAGAGCTGGACGACCAAAATGATTGAGAAGTTCGATTCAGCAAGAGGCCGCTACCTCTACAGCCGGCGGATGGGGACAGTTGAACCGGTCTTTGCCAATATCTGTCATCAGATGGGACTGGACCGCTTTACCCTGAGGGGAAAACGAAAAGTAGACATCCAGTGGAAGCTCTATTGTATGGTCCACAATATGAAAAAGATTTACCACTTTGGTATGGCGGGAACTTAA